The window GTTGTGTCCATATGGAAGGACAGCGAGGTGTCTTGTGGAGCGCTTGGTTCCGTTGCAGAAAAAGCAACGCCAAAACTCAGCCAAGCCGATAGGATAACCATAGCCATAGGAAAATGCTCCTTTCCTTCTTCACAGTAGCAGGCGGTGCAGCAAACAGTATGTACGATCAAAATAAGTATATGAATTTAAGGAGGGTAAATAAAACTCTTCCAAGAAAGATTATTGTTGCGATGCCTTTTCCGGGCGGCATATTCGCGATAAAAAGTGACTCGGAACATTATGATATACTACGGAATAACATAAGGAGAAAATGGTGTTAACCTATCAAAAGAAAACCTATGAGCCCCACGCGGCCGTATTCAAAGCCCTGGGACATCCTGTCAGACTTTGGATTGTTTCTCAGTTGGCCGATGAACGTGAACATTGTGTATGCGAGTTTGTCGACAAAACTACCATCAACTTTTCAACGGTATCCCAGCACTTACAAGTCTTAAAAGGTGCCGGCATTGTTGGTGATGACAAGCGCGGTAAACAAGTGTATTACAAACTGCTGCGCCCCTGTATTTTAGACTTTGTCGCTTGTTTAAAACGAAGGTCTTGATTGTTTGTTAGTATAAACAGTATGTCATTCAACGAAATAAGAGAAGCATGAAACTAGACTTGTTGAAAACACAATGGCGGTGGATACTCGGTCTCTTCGTCGGATTTATAAGCATTTTCTATCTGCCCGTGGGCACACCTCGCTT of the Candidatus Hydrogenedentota bacterium genome contains:
- a CDS encoding helix-turn-helix transcriptional regulator, encoding MVLTYQKKTYEPHAAVFKALGHPVRLWIVSQLADEREHCVCEFVDKTTINFSTVSQHLQVLKGAGIVGDDKRGKQVYYKLLRPCILDFVACLKRRS